A window from Glaciimonas sp. PCH181 encodes these proteins:
- a CDS encoding NAD-dependent succinate-semialdehyde dehydrogenase, producing the protein MNLNDITLFRTSCLIDGVWQQADDAAHFSVTDPATDAEICIVPNMGAKETERAIAAARKAWPAWRKKPAKERANILRNWFNLIVENADDLAMLMTREQGKPLAEARGEAIYAASFVEWFAEEGKRLAGDVFEAPQTDKRIVVLREPIGVCVAITPWNFPAAMITRKVAPALAAGCTMIIKPAEQTPLTALALCELAVRAGVPPGVINIVTCDIDRVAEVGGTLTASDTVRKISFTGSTEIGKLLMRQSADTIKKLSFELGGNAPFIVFDDCDVDAAVEGAMQSKFRNAGQTCVCANRIYVQSGVYQQFAEKLAARVARLQIGNGLVQGSEIGPLIDKPAIAKVEEHIADALGKGASLLVGGKVVSDQNNGNFFAPSVLINATQAMKIAREETFGPVAPLFKFETEEEVIAAANDTEFGLASYCYSNNIKRVWRMMEALEYGIVGINTGIFANEVGPFGGVKQSGLGREGSVYGIDEYTELKYCCLGGFDQP; encoded by the coding sequence ATGCTGAAATTTGCATCGTCCCGAACATGGGCGCAAAAGAAACAGAGCGGGCGATTGCCGCTGCGAGAAAAGCCTGGCCTGCATGGCGTAAAAAGCCCGCGAAAGAGCGTGCAAATATCCTGCGAAATTGGTTTAATCTGATCGTGGAAAATGCCGACGATCTGGCAATGCTGATGACCCGCGAGCAAGGCAAGCCTTTAGCGGAAGCACGTGGCGAAGCGATCTATGCGGCTAGTTTTGTGGAATGGTTTGCCGAAGAAGGCAAACGTCTTGCTGGCGATGTTTTTGAAGCGCCGCAAACCGACAAACGCATCGTGGTACTGCGCGAGCCTATCGGTGTCTGCGTCGCCATCACGCCGTGGAATTTTCCTGCTGCGATGATCACCCGTAAAGTAGCACCCGCGCTGGCGGCAGGCTGCACGATGATTATCAAACCAGCGGAACAGACTCCGCTTACCGCGCTGGCGTTATGTGAATTGGCCGTCCGCGCAGGGGTGCCGCCGGGCGTGATTAATATCGTGACATGCGATATCGATCGTGTTGCAGAGGTCGGCGGCACGCTGACCGCGAGCGATACCGTAAGAAAAATCAGTTTCACCGGCTCGACCGAAATCGGCAAATTGTTAATGCGCCAAAGCGCAGACACCATCAAGAAATTGTCATTCGAGCTTGGCGGCAATGCGCCGTTTATTGTCTTTGACGATTGCGATGTAGACGCCGCAGTCGAGGGCGCGATGCAAAGCAAGTTCCGCAATGCCGGGCAAACCTGCGTTTGCGCAAACAGAATATATGTCCAGTCAGGCGTCTACCAACAGTTTGCCGAGAAATTAGCGGCGCGTGTGGCGAGGCTTCAAATCGGCAACGGTCTGGTGCAGGGCAGCGAGATCGGCCCGTTGATCGATAAACCTGCTATCGCAAAGGTAGAAGAGCATATCGCCGACGCATTAGGAAAAGGCGCTAGTCTGCTGGTTGGCGGAAAAGTCGTCTCGGATCAAAACAACGGCAATTTCTTTGCGCCGTCAGTCCTGATCAATGCCACACAGGCCATGAAAATTGCCCGTGAAGAGACCTTTGGGCCGGTTGCGCCATTGTTTAAGTTTGAGACCGAAGAAGAAGTGATTGCAGCGGCTAACGATACCGAATTCGGATTAGCGTCTTACTGCTATTCGAACAATATCAAACGGGTCTGGCGCATGATGGAAGCGCTGGAATACGGGATTGTCGGGATTAATACCGGGATCTTTGCGAATGAAGTTGGCCCATTCGGCGGCGTCAAGCAATCCGGGCTGGGGCGCGAAGGTTCGGTCTATGGCATCGATGAATATACTGAGTTGAAGTATTGCTGCCTGGGTGGTTTCGATCAGCCTTGA